The Branchiostoma lanceolatum isolate klBraLanc5 chromosome 12, klBraLanc5.hap2, whole genome shotgun sequence DNA segment GTTTATTTACATTACCATAAGGGTTCTGCTGACTGAATCTCTTTCTTGCCCATATTCAGATGTTTCCCACAAGACTACTTAGGTCACTGCGCTGTTGCCTTGTACTGGCGGTCATTACTGCGACAGGTTACGTCATTGTGGCTCACCTGAGTAGACCGCACATACAGCAGCGAACCCAGGTATGCGTACATAGAAACTCACGAGGAGAGATAACCGTAGAGATAAACAAACgtacaacaaacaaaatagaacaGAACACGCAACTTCGCACAAACTTCACACAACACATAACATTGCATTATAAAACTTCCGTTTATTGTTTTAACTATATGTGTAGCGTTGATAGTAATAGAATACATTTTGCTGTCGTTAGGATGAAAGGGATTCAGTATCATTGACCAAACATCCGGATAGCGTGTAACACGAAAAGTGATGCCCACTGCGCATGCTGACCACAGGGCCGTGTGCAGCACATCTTGGTCCATGGGAATGTTTGTAATCTCACTGGACAGCGCCAAAATGCTCATTCAcagaaaaaacaccaaaaatttgaaattggcaaaatggcgcaaaaCGGTGAACGTCCTTTTATCATTGTATATCTATTTTCGATTTAATAAGTTTAAATCATTTATCgttacattgttttttgcaaGGAGGTTCAGTGGCAATACTAAAAGTTATCTTATCAAAAcagagaatgtgacattccggccattttgtttggctcATTTGGACTTCATATGCAGAATggaaaattggcacaaattcGCAAATCTGGCGCAATTTCCtagcgcaatttggcgcagttttgtgagatacccgctttggGGTTTCTCCAAAACTTTTGACATGGACTTCTCAGCAGACTGGGTTTTGATGTTGCCGTTAATCAACAGCACAAGGTGTCGGAAGAACAAACCATAGCTGAGAACAACGTTCTCACCTCAGACACGCTGTACTGGCCCAAACCGCCGACAGCACTGGTCATCGGTAACAAGTTATGGACAGGACTCCCCATTACTGAGGCTAAGGAGACAACCTACTCTCTCGACAACCCGAAAACATCCTACCATGTAGGTAAGGAAGCATCAACAGCGAGTTCACAAGTGGTCTTCAAGGACGTTTGTTTTGCTCTGAAGGCAAAACACATCCGCCAAAGGCTATTTAGGGCCCTATCACACCTGTGCGCATATCATGTCCGTATGAGTCACGTATTAACATTTTCGCCATATGCATGCGCTCCTAATGCGTATCTCAATCCTTTAGTTTTAGGTACGCTGGGTTCCTGAAAGTTTTGGAACTTCCCAAAACATTCGTGCGACCGCTGTTACGCAGCTCAAATGCTATAAATACGAAGTGAatccgtccgacatcggtcgagtgcgGTACGAGCGCGCTATGCGTTCGCGCTTCATGAGCAGTAGTACacttctcttgcggcacgagCTCTGACCagcgtacttgcagcgcagatgcAACGCACGATGAACGAACGTACAGCGGATAAGAATTAGAATTAGTCACGAATATGTCACGAATTAAAGCCGTTTGTCTTGCGATCGGAcagcgcattgtacgtatcagtaacgtatgacaaacgcacagatagcgTACGGAtagcgtacacatagcgtactcgacgaacatccaGGGTGCATTCCAGATTCGGCATCTAATTAGTCGGGTCGGGTATTTATTGGAGTTAAGGGTagagaggaaacaaacacaaacttaataGTGTATACGTACATGCGTTTAATGTAAATGATAATTGAAATGCCCCACACAACTGCAGTGTCCTGTTACACGCACATAAAAGCCCTACTTGTCACTTGTGGAGGTGTCTTCCAATAACAGTTTACGTAATCACTGATATCAATGCAACTGACTAAGTACACAGGGTAACTAATGGCTCTAAATAATTGTCATAgagtgttccaaaagtaaaacTACACTCTAGTGCCCccgttacacatgtacaaaaagtaCTACTTGTCGTCATTTGTGAAGACGTCTTCCCAGGACAGTTAAGTAACTACTAATAACAATGCGACAAGATACGCTTGTAATTCGACTAGCATTTAGTCGGAAgtgcgtcaggcatgcggtcggcagacgttgtgggcgtccggaatacgctcagcatacgcacctCATTCGCAGCTATTCACTGCAAGGATaatagtattgcgcacttcatatgcaaatcatacgtgtctcatacACAACGAATGCGCTGAattcgttattcacacgctatatgtgcgtcgcgcataactcaagaaagttgatattttatgcggaactcatacggaattgcttatacgcacaagtgcgaTAGGGgcttaagggccctgtcacacttgtgcgtatattcaggtgcgcatgagttccgcagtaacatttctttttggtttaagtaaattttgcgtggcggaagttgttttctactttgacccacctttGAGCAGTCTatttatcaaaccaaagaaattaattcttcggctgcaaacttaacctaaaccaaaatgatgttaatacgcaactcatgcgggcttgtatatacgcacaagtgtgacaggggctttacattaGAGCGTGAAACAGACTGAGGAAACTGAGTTCCaacttgcataattgataacgTTACCAATTAGTATTCCTCACTTTGtaagttacatatgtcacatgtatgaaatatatattgttaGGCTATTGTGAATCATGTATAAAGCAATCACTATGTAAATAACCATTTAGCCAAAAACAATGTAAATGAATTCATTTAGAATATGTCCGTGGTTTCAAAGTCACCTTTAAACACATTATTGCTGCAGCAACAATGCAAGTCACAAATCTGTCTTGCTCTGAAACACATGTTTGTTTCATTTCGTATCATGAACACTTCTGTTAAACTGCTTaggtgattttgtgaatgtcaCCATCGTTGCTCGAGACAAAGACGGACAGCCCAAAATCCATGGAGGAGACTACTTCCAGGTCAGAGTTCAGAGTCCTGATGGCGACAGTGCGGCTGCAGGACAAGTCATCGATCATGACGTAAGATGTGTTCGACTAAAACTTCATCCAAACCAACTAgaacactagaaaggccgtcatttgcccctgagcaaatacagcatgtttagccatactaatccccatgcaagaagtgggctgtcccaaaataatgcctgggcaaatcgaaatattaactgcatgtagaaaggcaacatttgcgagagcatcatacttcaccaatctccctcccgatgcataaattgactgttccaaaatcacccgtgcaaaaaaaattgtctctacaagttctgcgagaccccaagagcttcttactgcaaaggcttgcgtgtgttcctgcaatatgacctcaggtgacctaaatagaacatgcgttctttggccagtagcaaattgAACACGGGGATCCtcagatagaacatggattccttggccagcagcaaatagaacatggaacggggataccacttttggcctgtttttggtctgaaaatgggcccaaaagtccccaaaatgaagcattctgaagtaatgtacaccagaattgtgattgaagtcctgtagggacatgatcaaggcacccttgtaccgaatttcaggtcacttgcttgcaataccagggcacaggagcccaaaatataaaaattgtctaaaaatgccccaaaaaacccccataaaaatgattttaatgcctgtttcaacaaaattcaaaaagcacctaagggtatttgccatctttacctacgtgccaaatttcaggccgtttggcccaaaaatgacggagtagattccatttgaagatatggcaggaggagaagaagaagaagaagaagaaaaacgtgaacaaaaacaatatgttgagccatactaggtatggctaaacataataaagaCAGGCCGGGTGTATGACGTAATATCTCTGTTGGAGTGGAAATGTTGTCAAAACGTCTGAAATATCTGTTAAACAATTTTCTATGTTCTAGAATGGAAAATACACCGCGCAATTCCGCCTGTTCTGGGCGggggaggtcaagttcaacatCCGACTTGTTCACCCCAGTGAAGGATGCTACCTGCTGAACTACATGTGGGAGGTGTGTCCACTCCGACTCACCTTCACAAGCACCTTCATGGGGAACAACGGATCGTCAGAAACAACAGGCAAGaccattctcctacgcagagctgAACCCGCGTGAAAACACAatcgcgcgcacacacacacaggcacgcacgcacgcacacacacacacacatacacacacacacacacacacacacacaggcacgcacgcacgcacacacacacacacatacacacacacacacacacacacacacacacacacacacatacacacacacacacacacacacacaggcacgcacgcacgcacacacacacacacatacacacacacacacacacacacacatacacacacacacacacacacacaggcacgcacgcacgcacacacacacacacatgcacacacacacacacacacacacacacaggcacgcacgccacacacacacacacacacacatacacacacacacacacacacaggcacgcacgccacacacacacacacacacacacatacacacacacacacacacacacacacacacatacacacacacacaggcacgcacgcacgcacgcacacacacacacatacacatacacacacacacacacacacacacacacatacacacacacacacacacaggcacgcacgccacacacacacacacacacacacacacatacacacatgcacccTCTCTCTCAGACACACACTACTTTCTTAGAACAATTCAGGAGTGGAACTGCCTAGCTGCCAGCTTAGTGACATCAAGCTCAGTCAGCCAGTTTAGGGTGGGGTTGGCCCAGCACACGGGCCTGATCCCCACCCCCCAGTAGTTGCATATAACGTTAATAGCTAAGGCGGCCATCACAGCaccttttatttctattttgttcatgttattgtttcttttattaccgttagcttagcttagctttaATTTTGCCCTTTTTATGGAGCACCACCACCGGCCACCTTAGGTGTGCACTCTGGGCGTGATAGCCACaccgggttttgcccagtaATATAGATAAGataagacacacacacacactctctctctctcccctcgcacacacaaacacttaaactgtaaaacaagtcacAACACAGAATTTGCTACTAATGTATATCATCTTTATTTTCAAGAATGCAACGTCTTCCTCGATGAAGACGTAGATCAATGTGACTACTCGGACCAAAGTTCTGGCGTGTCTTGGGCATGCGTCAAACCGAAGACGCTTCCTTGTAGCTCCCGAGTGGACCACAAGGTTGACTACGATCTCTCGCATCATCTCAACAAGTTGTGCTTCTTCTTACCGTCCGAACAGAGGCACATGATCAGCTCACTGGTGTAAGAAAGTCGATATTGCCGGTTTAACTTACGTCATATCATAGGAAATCAATGTTTGCgtgtaagaatgtgtagaaaAGAAAACCTCCTATGCTAAAGCTACCATAACCAAATTTCAAAGCTTTGTCagatacaaaaaaatatatggGATATATTTGGGATAGATATGGTGAATAGGCCACAGATCAGCTTAAATCCTTTAAAAAACGACCGTTAAATTAAAAGACTAATCATGAATAAGGCACTCTTGACTTACCAGTTTTTAGTCATAAAATTCTATTTTAGTTTTAAAAATAACGTTAACTCTGTGACTATTTTAACAATCAGGCTGGCACATAAACATTGTGTCAAAGGAATTGACGACCGTTTAACGTTCAATCTTGAATGAACCACTCTTGACCTAACGTTTCCAGTTTTAGTCCTAAAAttcaatgaaatgttttcaaatcAACTCTGTGGCTATTGACAGTCAGGCTGGCACGTTAACATTGTGTCACAGTGATTGTATTGACGATTGAGCGACATAGGAGTCCCAACATTTTTGTAGTGAAGATATAAAAGATGAGAAGTATGAGGTGCTATTTTACGTCAATTTATTTTAAAATGAAAGCAAGATGCTTAACtaaaataagtgtggcaattaaaaactattgccatggcgaaggtgtctgggttgatcttacttcactgtcaAGAAAGTGCCATTCTATATATGCTTGGAGCTCCTTAAGTTTTTGTGTCCACAGAGGGTTTTTTTAAGGGAGGCATGGTGTTCAGCAAGTTCTTGAGagaatagatcaactggggtggGCTGAAaccccttttcaaagctagaatactagattcggtgtcACGAGAACCCCTGACACGCTCCCActagtacgaaatcggacaccacgtaagtaggtcatcGACCTGCCGGGATGCCAGACCGCACTAACAATGTATATACTGACAGGCGGGCGTCCGCAGAGTTTGCGTGGACGTATTCCTTTACagttctgggaattcttgtaaaacgggggtaaaatatactattaagctcgctcctgaggcttcgccaaaaaacATAAGAAAAGTAAACTTGGCCCTCGACCATGTGTCATTACCCTAGACAAACGTAAGATTGCCAGAAAGTGAATGTAAGATGGTCACAAAAGAGAATGACCTTGTTTCCCTCCCCTTGCGGAATTTGTTGACATCAGTGCTGAACAGCATTCAAACTGAATGATTATCTATGAAGATAGGTACGGAAAAATTACTATAGCTGAGGTCTGACCATAACAATTTCTAAATTATTGTGTCCAATTATTGTGTCGTAGAACATACGATGAGGAGAAAGGAGGGACCTTTAAGAAGACCATAAAAGGACGTCCAGGGTCCATCAACGTGAATTCCACATGTGAGCATATGAAGGTTTTTAGGATAAGTTTAGATGATTAAGTTCGAACCAAAATGCACGATTCTAGACACGTTTTGGTCTCGTCGTATCTATGTCATGTCTTCGTCGACCGTGGTTCCCAAAGCCAAAACGTGCTTAGTGCCGTCCGTTATTGTttcagcttgtttgtttgcttgtgtcgGCTGATCACCGCGAATCGCATTCTCTCCATTTCAAGATCTGCTCTCCACATTCAGTCTCATTCCCATCATCCTATAGATTCTTTGTCAC contains these protein-coding regions:
- the LOC136445654 gene encoding NXPE family member 3-like, coding for MFPTRLLRSLRCCLVLAVITATGYVIVAHLSRPHIQQRTQHKVSEEQTIAENNVLTSDTLYWPKPPTALVIGNKLWTGLPITEAKETTYSLDNPKTSYHVGDFVNVTIVARDKDGQPKIHGGDYFQVRVQSPDGDSAAAGQVIDHDNGKYTAQFRLFWAGEVKFNIRLVHPSEGCYLLNYMWEVCPLRLTFTSTFMGNNGSSETTECNVFLDEDVDQCDYSDQSSGVSWACVKPKTLPCSSRVDHKVDYDLSHHLNKLCFFLPSEQRHMISSLVTYDEEKGGTFKKTIKGRPGSINVNSTYVPIKVSLRRPPCESGIPTPSAPTTGFWHQDVWTSTVCKNRHFPRREHYFKCLENKELYFMGDSTGRQLYEFLVFSILNTTFSAVDPSITRRAGPHYAVHKASNLTLRFRVHGPPLRTGGINVTHINYLADEISIVRGGPDYVIIITMWAHFTSFHYDIYIQRLRGIRTAILNLLYRKPDTLIVFKTASTRTGVPRLSSDFFSSQMNKIIRKMFANVKITILDVWDLTLSHKNEDIIHPKQVIVRQEVELLLSYICPS